The following are from one region of the Leucobacter sp. Psy1 genome:
- a CDS encoding CDP-alcohol phosphatidyltransferase family protein has translation MRAVSGSENGYRAALDRLRAAQKPSAGTPLYSRLVNRPLGRRFAAFAYVRGGTPNGVTFVSAACTFSAIALVALLPPAWWLGVIVSVLLVLGYALDSADGQLARLRGGGSVQGEWLDHTVDAAKVLTIHVAILVSAYRFFDLPAVWLLVPIVYLVVDSLLFFGMMERDLLLRTVPSGAGAPPASSGIVRAILILPSDYGLFCLIFLLLGFPPAFFAVYTVMLVCNSLFLALALAKWYRQLGGIAHG, from the coding sequence ATGCGAGCGGTCAGCGGATCAGAGAACGGCTACCGGGCCGCGCTCGACCGCCTGCGTGCCGCGCAGAAACCGTCAGCCGGAACCCCGCTCTATTCGCGACTCGTGAACCGTCCCCTCGGTCGCAGATTCGCTGCGTTCGCGTACGTGCGGGGTGGGACCCCGAATGGGGTGACGTTCGTGAGCGCCGCGTGCACGTTCTCCGCGATCGCGCTGGTCGCGCTCCTGCCGCCCGCCTGGTGGCTCGGGGTGATCGTCAGCGTGCTCCTCGTGCTCGGGTACGCCCTCGATTCTGCCGACGGACAGCTCGCGAGGCTGCGCGGCGGGGGCAGTGTGCAGGGCGAGTGGCTCGACCACACGGTGGACGCGGCCAAGGTCCTCACCATTCACGTCGCGATTCTCGTCTCCGCATATCGTTTCTTCGATCTTCCGGCCGTCTGGCTGCTCGTGCCGATCGTGTATCTCGTCGTCGATAGCCTGCTGTTCTTCGGCATGATGGAGCGCGACCTGCTCCTCCGCACGGTGCCGAGCGGCGCGGGTGCACCTCCCGCTTCGTCGGGGATCGTCCGGGCGATCTTGATCCTCCCCTCCGACTACGGGCTGTTCTGCCTGATCTTCCTGCTCCTCGGGTTCCCGCCGGCCTTCTTCGCCGTCTACACCGTCATGCTCGTCTGCAACTCGCTCTTCCTCGCGCTCGCACTCGCGAAGTGGTACCGCCAGCTGGGCGGGATCGCCCATGGGTAA
- a CDS encoding glycosyltransferase family 2 protein, translating to MSRPARDAEALAHVAVLVVNYGSHEVVEANLVRSLGEDFPGQVIVVDNFSSAAEREEIEEVCAGYGWTLVPLPTNEGFGGGNNRGAELAIARGATELLLLNPDAWLTRATIHRMQKQVRADPLLQLAPTVLRPDGRLYSAEVDLHLERGEMRATSRRPADADPGLIHTWVSGACCMLSADLWQRLGGFDEEYFLYWEDVDLSRRVVLAGGTVRVDPELTAVHDEGTTHRVASEERAKSPIYYYYNTRNRLLYAAKFLPRPTGRRWVRATPRVSYRILLQGGRRQFARPRRSLWPAITGSLAGIRIWRAHSTRANH from the coding sequence ATGAGCCGGCCGGCCCGCGACGCGGAGGCTCTCGCCCACGTTGCCGTACTCGTGGTGAACTACGGTTCGCACGAGGTGGTCGAAGCGAATCTCGTGCGCTCCCTCGGTGAGGATTTTCCCGGCCAGGTCATCGTGGTCGACAACTTCAGCTCCGCCGCCGAACGCGAGGAGATCGAGGAGGTCTGCGCCGGCTACGGGTGGACCCTCGTGCCGCTGCCCACCAACGAGGGCTTCGGCGGTGGCAACAATCGTGGTGCTGAGCTCGCGATCGCCCGGGGCGCCACCGAACTCCTCCTCCTCAATCCCGATGCCTGGCTGACGAGAGCCACGATCCACAGGATGCAGAAACAGGTGCGCGCGGATCCGCTTCTCCAGCTCGCTCCGACCGTGCTGCGGCCGGACGGCCGCCTCTACTCGGCAGAAGTCGACCTCCATCTGGAGCGTGGCGAGATGCGTGCAACGAGCCGACGGCCGGCAGACGCCGACCCCGGTCTCATTCACACCTGGGTGAGCGGCGCGTGCTGCATGCTGAGCGCAGACCTCTGGCAGCGCCTGGGGGGATTCGACGAGGAGTATTTCCTCTACTGGGAGGATGTCGACCTCTCTCGCCGCGTCGTGCTCGCCGGAGGCACCGTGCGCGTGGACCCCGAGCTCACGGCGGTGCACGACGAGGGCACAACCCACCGCGTCGCGAGCGAAGAGCGGGCGAAGTCGCCGATCTACTACTACTACAACACCCGGAATCGGCTCCTGTATGCGGCGAAGTTCCTGCCCCGCCCGACGGGTCGGCGCTGGGTGCGCGCGACGCCCCGCGTCTCCTACCGTATTCTCCTGCAGGGCGGGCGCCGACAGTTCGCGCGCCCGCGCCGTTCGCTGTGGCCCGCGATCACCGGCAGTCTCGCTGGAATCCGAATCTGGAGAGCGCACTCCACGCGCGCGAACCACTGA
- a CDS encoding TetR/AcrR family transcriptional regulator — protein sequence MSRSDRAYHKGNLDAVLEEAALELLAEEGTAALSLRAVARRAGVSHNAPYHHFGDRQGLMKAVAARGLRALLSVMVAARDAEAAPKARLLAASFAYVDFARDHRPLFDIIFDPEICDPREPNAITGPLVEANDRFLAETVLAALPAGTSEGVIDATVGAVWAAVHGMAVLVAAHHLEPAVVRPGLAALLETRFVD from the coding sequence GTGTCAAGATCGGATCGCGCTTACCACAAGGGCAATCTCGACGCGGTCCTCGAAGAGGCCGCGCTGGAGTTGCTCGCGGAGGAGGGGACGGCCGCGCTCAGTCTGCGCGCTGTGGCTCGTCGGGCCGGCGTCAGTCACAACGCGCCGTATCACCACTTCGGTGATCGGCAGGGGCTCATGAAAGCCGTAGCGGCGCGGGGCCTGCGTGCCTTGCTCTCGGTCATGGTGGCCGCTCGCGACGCTGAGGCAGCTCCGAAGGCGCGTCTGCTCGCCGCGAGTTTCGCCTACGTCGATTTCGCCCGTGACCATCGTCCACTCTTCGACATCATCTTCGATCCCGAGATCTGCGACCCACGGGAGCCCAACGCCATCACGGGCCCCCTCGTGGAGGCGAATGATCGGTTTCTCGCCGAGACCGTCCTTGCCGCACTTCCGGCCGGCACCTCAGAGGGCGTAATCGACGCGACCGTGGGGGCCGTGTGGGCGGCCGTGCACGGTATGGCGGTCCTCGTGGCGGCGCACCACCTGGAGCCGGCGGTGGTGAGGCCGGGACTTGCCGCCCTGTTGGAGACGCGCTTCGTCGACTGA
- a CDS encoding glycosyltransferase family 2 protein, whose amino-acid sequence MGNLHGLPSVVIAIPTFRRPDRLADLLEGLPRRIAEAEALAACRVLIVDNDPEGSAEAVAHTAGAADALALTYVREDTPGIAAARSRALAESATDDLLAFIDDDEVPREGWLSALLETHAGTGASAVMGRVVTRFPDDVDPWVLAGGYFQRPSRETGTRLPIAATGNLLLDLRVIRRLGLDFDDRLGLAGGEDSVFTRELVRRGGTIVWCQESVAVDHIEPDRLTRDALLRRAFAHGNVEARIRLAEVDGAGRRVRWGVRSRVFLRGLARVVLGSARTAAGRVTRNLAHDARGRRTSHRGAGMLSAARGTTFEEYRR is encoded by the coding sequence ATGGGTAACCTTCATGGGCTGCCCTCAGTCGTCATCGCGATACCGACGTTCCGCAGACCGGACCGGCTCGCCGACCTGCTCGAGGGACTGCCCAGACGTATCGCTGAGGCCGAGGCGCTTGCCGCTTGCCGAGTGCTCATCGTCGATAACGACCCCGAGGGATCAGCGGAGGCGGTCGCGCATACGGCAGGTGCCGCTGATGCGCTCGCACTGACCTACGTTCGGGAGGACACGCCGGGTATCGCCGCGGCGCGAAGTCGCGCGCTCGCGGAGTCCGCGACCGACGACCTGCTCGCGTTCATCGACGACGACGAGGTACCGAGGGAGGGGTGGCTCTCTGCGCTCCTCGAGACGCACGCGGGCACTGGCGCTTCCGCCGTCATGGGCAGGGTCGTCACTCGGTTCCCCGACGATGTGGACCCGTGGGTACTCGCCGGAGGATACTTCCAACGACCATCCAGGGAAACAGGCACCCGCTTGCCGATTGCGGCGACCGGCAATTTGCTGCTCGACCTGCGCGTCATTCGGCGGCTGGGACTCGATTTCGACGACAGGCTCGGCCTCGCCGGCGGCGAGGACAGCGTCTTCACCCGTGAACTGGTGCGTAGGGGAGGCACCATCGTCTGGTGCCAGGAATCCGTAGCGGTAGATCACATCGAGCCGGACCGGCTCACCCGCGATGCCCTGCTCAGGCGGGCATTCGCCCACGGAAATGTGGAGGCGCGCATCCGGCTCGCCGAGGTCGACGGTGCGGGGAGACGGGTGCGCTGGGGCGTTCGCTCCCGCGTCTTCCTCCGGGGCCTCGCACGCGTGGTTCTCGGCTCGGCGCGCACGGCCGCGGGCCGAGTGACCCGCAATCTCGCCCACGACGCCCGCGGACGACGAACATCGCACCGCGGCGCAGGGATGCTCTCCGCCGCCAGAGGAACCACATTCGAGGAGTACCGACGATGA
- a CDS encoding sugar-binding transcriptional regulator, with the protein MFSGSRERVRLLLRVSRRYYLDGADQWTIGSEVGYSRATISRLLTEARERGIIRFSISHPLEQTLELEARLKQRFGLAAAVVACGASGPSAVGPLAARAVAERLASHTLVSLAHGAAVAAVVEAMPRLEQRSCCVTPMTGAVFHVERPGADSSALCRALADRIAGVHRSFSVPMVLPDAPSALRARGDPEVVAALELAARADLALVGVGSMHRLANAPYLLQNHVKTGIDEEARRGGAVARLLGHYLDARGRLVPTSLHPRLVGLDPARLAGIGATIVVAWGEAKAPALHAALRSGLLSSIVTDEPTARAILATRMAPLA; encoded by the coding sequence ATGTTCAGCGGTTCCCGCGAGCGCGTGCGACTTCTGCTGCGCGTCTCCCGGCGCTACTACCTCGACGGCGCCGACCAGTGGACCATCGGCTCCGAGGTCGGTTACTCTCGCGCCACCATTTCGCGTCTGCTCACCGAAGCGCGCGAACGCGGGATCATCCGGTTCTCGATTTCGCACCCCCTCGAGCAGACCCTCGAACTCGAAGCGCGCCTGAAGCAACGGTTCGGGCTCGCGGCGGCGGTAGTCGCCTGCGGCGCGAGCGGCCCCTCGGCCGTCGGACCGCTCGCCGCTCGCGCGGTGGCGGAACGTCTGGCATCGCACACGCTCGTCAGCCTCGCGCACGGCGCCGCCGTGGCGGCCGTCGTCGAGGCGATGCCCCGCCTCGAGCAGCGATCCTGCTGCGTCACGCCCATGACCGGAGCAGTGTTCCACGTGGAACGACCCGGTGCCGACAGCAGCGCCCTCTGCCGCGCACTCGCCGACCGGATCGCCGGCGTCCACCGGAGCTTCTCCGTACCAATGGTGCTGCCCGATGCGCCATCAGCGCTCCGCGCACGGGGAGACCCGGAGGTGGTCGCCGCACTGGAACTCGCCGCCCGCGCCGATCTCGCGCTCGTCGGCGTGGGGTCGATGCATCGCCTCGCGAACGCGCCGTACCTCCTGCAGAACCACGTGAAGACAGGCATCGACGAGGAGGCGAGACGCGGTGGAGCCGTCGCGCGTCTCCTCGGCCACTACCTCGACGCGAGAGGACGGCTGGTGCCGACGTCGCTGCATCCCAGGCTCGTCGGGCTCGACCCCGCACGTCTGGCGGGAATCGGAGCCACCATCGTCGTCGCCTGGGGCGAGGCGAAAGCGCCGGCACTCCACGCGGCGCTCCGCTCGGGCCTCCTCTCATCCATCGTCACCGATGAGCCGACCGCTCGCGCGATCCTCGCTACCCGAATGGCGCCCCTCGCGTAA
- a CDS encoding NAD(P)H-dependent oxidoreductase, with the protein MPTSLIIDAHPNPESLTAGIARTYATHATDARLISLRDLQFDLHMRHGYRQRMPIEPDLADARAAIRAAEHLVIATPVWWRSTPALLKGFLDRALLPHEEYQYSKRGLPEGLLGGRTARVFATSDTPRALQPLMPDTRLRSLTHGTLRFCGIAPVRVTRFAPVKSSSPQQRTEWLRTVERLARAERPTTR; encoded by the coding sequence ATGCCCACTTCGCTCATCATCGATGCCCACCCCAACCCGGAGAGCCTGACCGCAGGCATCGCCCGCACCTATGCGACCCATGCGACGGATGCACGCCTCATCTCACTGCGCGACTTGCAGTTCGACCTCCACATGCGTCACGGGTATCGCCAACGCATGCCCATCGAACCCGACCTGGCCGACGCGCGCGCCGCGATCCGAGCAGCCGAACACCTGGTCATCGCGACGCCGGTGTGGTGGCGGTCGACCCCCGCTCTCCTGAAGGGATTCCTCGATCGAGCGCTTCTTCCGCACGAGGAGTACCAGTACTCGAAGCGTGGCCTCCCGGAGGGCCTCCTCGGTGGACGCACGGCGCGCGTCTTCGCCACCTCCGACACTCCTCGAGCACTCCAACCGCTCATGCCGGACACACGGCTGCGCTCGCTCACGCACGGCACGCTACGCTTCTGCGGCATCGCCCCAGTGCGAGTCACCCGGTTCGCACCGGTAAAATCCTCCTCACCGCAACAGCGGACAGAGTGGCTCCGCACGGTTGAGCGCCTCGCACGAGCGGAGCGCCCGACTACCCGATAA
- a CDS encoding YhgE/Pip family protein, producing the protein MKIPQLIRAEFARLWATPMARLAFVALMCVPLLYGGLYLWANQDPYARLDQVPVALVVADEGVQHGNEVRSIGDDVAENLIDDGSFDWHRVSEANAEQGVEGGAYDFSVTIPKDFTAALESSQTDDPHQAEVILTTNDANSYLASTIGEQAVKQIREQVVRSVNQEAAKTMLDGIAEIRVSLVDARDGASQLADGAATAKDGAHQLAAGATQAHDGASELASGLGTLREGTSGLPAQTEQLANGAAQVAQGNAEVAQLGREVAGASQQATNRLAADREAVLSDLRDAGVDADVVDQVADRLTQAGAVVGDANTRVQGASQQLDTLASGSQQVADGSRTLANATPQLAAGIASASDGANQLESGLGELESGANTLDSGLGELQQGIGQLRDGLSDGVDQLPDSSAELRKEQAANIANPVDLQTSKVTSAGTYGAGLAPFFVSLAAWIGIYALFLILKPVSRRAMTALHAPVRVAVAGWATPALLGAVQMAALFGIVAGTLGFQVVHPWPAYGLMALASITFAAIILALNVWFGSVGQFLGLVLMVVQLVTAGGTFPWQTLPAPLAALHHYLPMSFAVDGLRQLMYGGDVGAAGQDALKLLLVLVAAILVSIIGVSRTMRSRTLKDLQPSLIG; encoded by the coding sequence ATGAAGATCCCGCAGCTGATTCGCGCCGAGTTCGCGCGGCTCTGGGCGACGCCCATGGCCAGGCTCGCGTTCGTCGCGCTCATGTGCGTGCCGCTCCTGTACGGCGGCCTGTACCTCTGGGCCAATCAGGATCCGTACGCGCGCCTGGACCAGGTGCCGGTGGCCCTCGTCGTCGCCGACGAAGGGGTCCAACACGGGAACGAGGTGCGCTCGATCGGCGACGACGTCGCCGAAAACCTCATCGACGACGGCAGCTTCGACTGGCACCGCGTCAGTGAAGCGAATGCTGAACAGGGTGTCGAAGGCGGCGCCTACGACTTCTCGGTCACGATCCCGAAAGACTTCACGGCGGCGCTCGAGTCCTCGCAGACCGACGACCCGCACCAGGCGGAGGTGATCCTCACCACCAATGATGCGAACAGCTACTTGGCGTCCACGATCGGTGAGCAGGCGGTGAAGCAGATTCGCGAGCAGGTCGTCCGCTCCGTGAACCAGGAGGCCGCGAAGACGATGCTCGACGGGATCGCCGAGATCCGTGTCTCGCTGGTCGATGCTCGCGATGGCGCGTCGCAGTTGGCAGACGGCGCCGCGACGGCGAAGGACGGTGCGCACCAGCTCGCGGCGGGTGCCACGCAGGCCCACGACGGCGCCTCGGAACTGGCGAGTGGTCTCGGTACGCTCCGCGAGGGTACGAGCGGTCTCCCGGCGCAGACCGAGCAGCTGGCGAACGGCGCTGCCCAGGTCGCCCAGGGCAACGCAGAAGTGGCTCAACTCGGGCGCGAGGTCGCCGGGGCGAGCCAGCAGGCGACGAACCGTCTCGCCGCAGACCGGGAGGCGGTCCTGAGCGACCTCCGCGACGCGGGTGTGGACGCCGACGTGGTCGATCAGGTCGCGGATCGCCTCACCCAGGCGGGCGCGGTCGTCGGCGACGCCAACACCCGTGTGCAGGGGGCGAGCCAGCAGTTGGACACCCTCGCCTCGGGGTCCCAGCAGGTGGCCGATGGGTCCCGGACGCTCGCGAATGCCACGCCACAGCTCGCCGCCGGGATCGCGAGCGCTTCGGACGGTGCGAATCAGCTCGAATCGGGGCTCGGAGAGCTCGAGAGCGGGGCGAACACGCTCGATTCCGGGCTCGGGGAGCTGCAGCAGGGCATCGGGCAATTGCGCGACGGGCTCTCCGACGGTGTCGACCAGCTGCCCGACAGCAGTGCGGAGCTTCGCAAGGAGCAGGCCGCGAACATCGCGAATCCTGTGGATCTGCAGACGTCGAAAGTGACTTCGGCCGGTACCTACGGAGCCGGACTCGCGCCGTTCTTCGTGAGCTTGGCGGCGTGGATCGGTATCTACGCCCTGTTCCTCATCTTGAAACCGGTCTCGCGTCGCGCCATGACGGCGCTGCACGCTCCCGTGCGCGTGGCGGTCGCCGGGTGGGCGACGCCGGCGTTGCTCGGCGCCGTGCAGATGGCGGCCCTGTTCGGGATCGTGGCCGGCACGCTCGGTTTCCAAGTCGTCCACCCCTGGCCGGCCTACGGGCTCATGGCGCTCGCCTCGATCACGTTCGCGGCGATCATCCTCGCCCTGAACGTGTGGTTCGGAAGCGTGGGGCAGTTCCTCGGCCTGGTGTTGATGGTGGTTCAACTGGTGACCGCCGGAGGTACGTTCCCGTGGCAGACGCTCCCGGCTCCCCTCGCCGCGCTGCACCACTATCTGCCGATGTCGTTCGCCGTCGATGGACTGCGCCAGCTCATGTACGGGGGCGATGTCGGAGCGGCCGGACAGGATGCACTCAAGCTGCTCCTCGTGCTGGTCGCCGCGATTCTCGTGTCGATCATCGGGGTCTCGCGCACCATGCGGTCGCGTACGCTGAAGGATCTGCAGCCGAGCCTTATCGGGTAG
- a CDS encoding glycosyl transferase has protein sequence MSATAETPRTQGSTTPVLRVMQSLGTPRPTTNPYNKMLDEALGRTDGIEHLRFTWAGALFGRYDAFHWHWPEVKLHGSTWWKSVVLSMLTILLFLRHALSRRIAVVRTVHNIELPDDNAARLWILRRIDAHTDYRIVLNTTTALPEGTPHSLILHGHYRDWYAPYPHAERVPGRLSTFGGIRRYKGMETFIDAYRTAVELEPTLTIRGGGRPTTPELGAELSARAADLPGVTLHLDFLSDAELVEVVTSAELTVLAYRFMHNSGSVLAALSLDRPVLVPRNAANAALAAEVGAEWVIMYDDELDGAQLLEAWRAAARLQGRPDLSRREWGDAGSAHAAAFREAVRVKRSG, from the coding sequence ATGAGCGCCACTGCCGAGACGCCGCGCACCCAGGGAAGCACCACCCCCGTCCTCCGTGTCATGCAGTCGCTCGGCACGCCGAGGCCGACCACGAACCCGTACAACAAGATGCTCGACGAGGCCCTTGGCCGGACTGACGGGATCGAGCATCTGCGCTTCACCTGGGCCGGGGCGCTGTTCGGCAGATACGACGCGTTCCACTGGCACTGGCCCGAGGTGAAGCTGCACGGGAGCACCTGGTGGAAGTCCGTCGTGCTCTCGATGCTCACGATCCTGCTCTTCCTGAGGCACGCCCTCTCGCGACGCATAGCCGTGGTGCGCACCGTCCACAATATCGAGCTCCCCGACGACAATGCGGCGAGACTCTGGATCCTGCGACGTATCGATGCGCACACCGACTACCGGATCGTGCTGAACACCACGACGGCTCTGCCGGAGGGAACGCCCCACAGCCTCATTCTGCACGGTCACTACCGGGACTGGTACGCGCCCTACCCGCATGCCGAGCGGGTGCCCGGGAGGCTCAGCACCTTCGGTGGGATCCGCAGATACAAGGGCATGGAGACGTTCATCGATGCCTATCGAACGGCCGTCGAGCTCGAGCCGACTCTCACCATTCGAGGCGGCGGCAGACCGACGACGCCCGAGCTCGGTGCCGAGCTCTCGGCGCGCGCAGCGGATCTTCCGGGAGTCACCCTGCACCTCGACTTCTTGAGCGACGCCGAGCTCGTCGAGGTCGTGACCTCGGCGGAACTCACGGTGCTGGCCTACCGGTTCATGCACAATTCAGGCAGCGTGCTCGCGGCGCTATCGCTCGATCGACCGGTCCTCGTGCCTCGGAACGCCGCGAATGCGGCGCTCGCCGCCGAGGTCGGGGCGGAGTGGGTCATCATGTACGACGACGAGCTCGACGGTGCGCAGTTGCTCGAAGCGTGGCGGGCTGCCGCTCGCCTCCAGGGGCGCCCTGACCTCTCCCGTCGCGAATGGGGGGACGCTGGTTCGGCGCACGCTGCCGCCTTCCGCGAGGCGGTGCGGGTGAAACGCTCAGGCTGA
- a CDS encoding DUF4352 domain-containing protein has product MSSNRGKGTRAWLSVAIAFAAIIGTSGCVGQADSANSDAAANQPEPTAGELGPTAAPELPVIEGESDEEIELDTQVTVTLDSIATTSVEAETPGDMAGEAVEVAVTVTNASSEPQSVDSAVVTLEADDGEHGIPTNAGGGSPLTGALDPGDSASGSYLFILEPAANRDITVTVNYAAGEPVAQFAGHTP; this is encoded by the coding sequence ATGTCGAGCAACAGGGGCAAGGGGACGCGTGCGTGGCTCTCAGTCGCGATCGCGTTCGCAGCGATCATCGGTACCTCAGGGTGCGTCGGGCAGGCCGATTCAGCGAACTCTGACGCCGCGGCGAACCAGCCGGAACCGACCGCAGGCGAGCTCGGTCCGACGGCCGCCCCTGAGCTCCCCGTGATCGAGGGTGAGAGCGACGAGGAGATCGAGCTCGATACGCAGGTGACCGTCACGCTCGACTCCATCGCCACCACGTCAGTCGAGGCCGAGACGCCGGGAGACATGGCAGGCGAAGCAGTGGAAGTCGCAGTGACCGTCACCAACGCGTCATCAGAACCGCAGAGCGTCGACTCCGCCGTCGTCACGCTCGAGGCGGACGACGGAGAGCACGGCATCCCCACGAACGCCGGAGGGGGAAGTCCGCTGACCGGAGCACTGGACCCCGGTGACAGCGCGTCCGGCAGCTACCTCTTCATCCTCGAACCGGCCGCAAACCGGGACATCACGGTCACCGTGAACTACGCGGCGGGAGAACCCGTCGCGCAGTTCGCCGGACACACGCCCTGA